From a region of the Erythrobacter neustonensis genome:
- the aspS gene encoding aspartate--tRNA ligase, giving the protein MHPYRSHTCAQLSSAHVGETVRLSGWIHRKRDHGGVLFVDLRDHYGITQIVADTDSPALPVLEGLRVESVITIEGSVKARTAGTVNAALSTGEIEVFARGVTVQSAAEELPMPVADEQPYPEDVRLKYRFLDLRRETLHKNIMTRVAVIADMRQRMNAAGFNEFSTPILTASSPEGARDFLVPSRIHAGKFYALPQAPQQYKQLLMVAGFDRYFQIAPCFRDEDPRADRLPGEFYQLDLEMSFVTQEEIWETMEPVIQGTFAAFAGDKHVTPAGEFPRIPYDEAMLKYGSDKPDLRNPLIISDVSSHFTQSGFGLFEKIVGSGGVVRVIPAPSTHEKSRKFFDEMNDWARREGYAGLGYVTRKGGEFGGPIAKNHGTEGMEKLYAELGLGENDGLFFAAGKEADAAKLAGAARIRVGEDLGLIDESRFELCWIVDFPFYEWNEDEKKIDFSHNPFSMPQGGIEALEGQDPLTIKAYQYDLVCNGYEIASGSIRNHRPETMVKAFEITGLTQADVEERFGGMYRAFQYGAPPHGGMAAGVDRVIMLLCGAKNLREISLFPMNQRAEDLLMGAPSPAEPRSLRDLHLRVVEPQAKPVTSA; this is encoded by the coding sequence ATGCACCCCTATCGCTCGCATACTTGCGCACAGCTTTCTTCCGCCCATGTGGGCGAGACCGTCCGGCTGTCGGGCTGGATCCACCGCAAGCGCGATCACGGCGGCGTTTTGTTCGTCGACCTGCGCGATCATTACGGCATCACCCAGATCGTCGCCGACACCGACAGCCCGGCGCTGCCCGTGCTCGAAGGCTTGCGCGTAGAAAGCGTCATCACAATCGAAGGCAGCGTCAAGGCGCGCACCGCGGGCACGGTGAATGCGGCCCTTTCGACCGGCGAGATCGAGGTTTTCGCGCGCGGCGTGACCGTGCAGAGCGCAGCCGAAGAGCTGCCCATGCCGGTCGCCGACGAGCAGCCTTACCCTGAGGACGTGCGCCTCAAATATCGCTTCCTCGATCTGCGCCGCGAGACGCTGCACAAGAACATCATGACCCGCGTGGCGGTGATCGCCGATATGCGTCAACGCATGAACGCGGCGGGCTTCAACGAATTTTCGACCCCGATCCTGACCGCGTCGAGCCCCGAAGGTGCGCGCGACTTTCTGGTGCCCAGCCGCATCCATGCGGGCAAGTTCTACGCGCTCCCGCAGGCGCCGCAGCAGTATAAGCAGCTGCTGATGGTCGCCGGCTTCGACCGCTATTTCCAGATCGCGCCGTGCTTCCGCGACGAAGACCCGCGCGCTGACCGGCTGCCGGGCGAATTCTACCAGCTCGACCTGGAAATGAGCTTCGTCACGCAGGAAGAAATCTGGGAGACGATGGAGCCCGTTATCCAGGGCACCTTCGCTGCCTTTGCGGGCGACAAGCACGTCACCCCGGCGGGCGAATTCCCGCGCATCCCCTATGACGAAGCGATGCTCAAATACGGCAGCGACAAGCCCGACCTGCGCAACCCGCTGATTATCAGCGATGTCTCGTCGCACTTCACGCAGAGCGGCTTCGGCCTGTTCGAGAAGATCGTCGGCAGCGGCGGCGTGGTGCGCGTGATCCCCGCGCCCAGCACGCATGAAAAGAGCCGCAAGTTCTTCGACGAGATGAACGATTGGGCGCGGCGCGAAGGCTATGCCGGGCTGGGCTATGTCACCCGCAAGGGCGGCGAATTCGGCGGGCCGATCGCCAAGAACCACGGCACCGAAGGCATGGAAAAGCTCTACGCCGAGCTTGGGCTGGGCGAAAACGACGGGTTGTTCTTCGCCGCGGGCAAGGAAGCCGATGCGGCCAAGCTGGCAGGCGCGGCGCGTATCCGTGTCGGCGAAGACCTCGGTCTGATCGACGAAAGCCGGTTCGAACTGTGCTGGATCGTCGATTTCCCGTTCTACGAGTGGAACGAGGACGAGAAGAAGATCGACTTCAGCCACAACCCCTTCTCGATGCCGCAGGGCGGGATCGAAGCGCTCGAAGGGCAGGACCCGCTCACCATCAAGGCCTATCAGTACGATCTGGTCTGCAACGGCTACGAGATCGCCTCAGGCTCGATCCGCAACCATCGGCCTGAAACGATGGTCAAGGCGTTCGAGATCACCGGGCTGACGCAGGCCGATGTCGAGGAGCGCTTCGGCGGGATGTACCGCGCGTTCCAGTATGGCGCGCCGCCGCATGGCGGGATGGCCGCCGGTGTCGACCGGGTCATCATGCTCCTGTGCGGCGCCAAGAACCTGCGCGAGATTTCGCTCTTCCCGATGAACCAGCGCGCCGAAGACCTGCTGATGGGTGCGCCTTCGCCCGCCGAACCGCGGTCTTTGCGCGATCTGCACCTGCGCGTGGTCGAGCCACAGGCCAAGCCGGTGACGAGCGCCTAA
- a CDS encoding histone deacetylase family protein: MLTFSSPAQMGHAPLLELVNGAAEDHAETPARLANMLTMAGTVEAPGDHGLAPILAVHDHDYVAFLKDAHAAWLAAGRTGDAIGYAFPVRARRPLALDRIDGKLGQYGFDTVTPIAAGTWEAVHGAAQAAIAAAEAVVSGRSDKAFALCRPPGHHAGRDYFGGYCYLNNAAIAARLAVARGAGPVAVLDVDYHHGNGTQDIFYADGDVFFASIHADPRTDFPYFWGHADERGAGEGEGANLNLPLPRGTDWRSYESVLATAMEAIARFGARTLIVSYGADTFAEDPISQFSLSTQDMQRMGTMIGAAGLPTIAVMEGGYNVAALGRNVAAFIAGLEGG; this comes from the coding sequence ATGCTGACATTTTCCTCCCCCGCCCAGATGGGCCATGCGCCGCTTCTCGAACTCGTCAACGGCGCGGCCGAGGATCATGCCGAGACCCCTGCCCGGCTTGCAAACATGCTGACGATGGCGGGCACTGTCGAAGCCCCAGGCGACCATGGCCTTGCGCCGATTCTGGCGGTCCACGACCATGACTATGTCGCCTTTCTCAAGGACGCCCACGCGGCATGGCTGGCGGCGGGGCGGACGGGCGATGCGATCGGTTATGCCTTTCCGGTGCGCGCGCGCCGGCCGCTGGCGCTCGACCGGATCGACGGCAAGCTCGGGCAATACGGGTTCGATACGGTGACGCCGATTGCGGCCGGCACGTGGGAGGCGGTCCATGGCGCGGCGCAGGCTGCGATCGCTGCTGCCGAAGCGGTCGTCAGCGGCAGATCGGACAAGGCGTTCGCGCTGTGCCGCCCGCCCGGACATCATGCCGGAAGGGACTATTTTGGCGGCTATTGCTATCTCAACAATGCGGCGATCGCGGCGCGTTTGGCCGTAGCGAGGGGCGCCGGGCCGGTCGCGGTGCTCGATGTCGATTACCATCATGGCAACGGCACGCAGGACATCTTCTACGCCGATGGCGACGTGTTCTTCGCCTCGATCCATGCCGATCCGCGCACCGATTTCCCCTATTTCTGGGGCCATGCGGATGAGCGCGGTGCGGGCGAAGGCGAAGGCGCGAATTTGAACCTGCCGCTACCGCGCGGGACGGACTGGCGCAGCTACGAAAGCGTGCTTGCCACCGCGATGGAGGCAATCGCCCGGTTCGGCGCGCGCACGCTGATCGTGAGCTACGGCGCGGACACCTTTGCCGAAGACCCGATTTCGCAATTCTCGCTGAGCACCCAGGACATGCAGCGCATGGGCACGATGATCGGCGCGGCCGGCCTGCCCACCATCGCCGTGATGGAAGGCGGCTACAACGTTGCGGCGCTGGGCCGCAACGTTGCCGCTTTCATCGCCGGTCTCGAGGGCGGTTAG
- a CDS encoding acyl carrier protein, translating into MSDTADRVAKIVVEHLGVEAEKVTQDASFIDDLGADSLDIVELVMAFEEEFGVEIPDDAAEKITTVGDATKYIEEHKG; encoded by the coding sequence ATGAGCGATACTGCTGACCGGGTGGCGAAGATTGTCGTCGAGCATCTCGGCGTCGAGGCCGAAAAGGTCACTCAGGATGCAAGCTTCATCGATGATCTTGGCGCAGACAGCCTCGACATCGTCGAGCTGGTGATGGCCTTCGAAGAGGAATTCGGTGTCGAAATTCCCGACGATGCGGCCGAAAAGATCACCACCGTTGGTGACGCGACCAAGTACATCGAAGAACACAAGGGCTGA